In one window of Oscillospiraceae bacterium DNA:
- a CDS encoding sigma-70 family RNA polymerase sigma factor produces MLIGVMASLLSNFLFLFLKITGNSAFPPPLSAEEERKFFVLARQGDADARRILIERNLRLVAHIIKKYYTSCRDQEDLISIGTIGLIKAIDSYDINNGTRFATYAGKCLQNEILMYFRSQKKISNETSINEPIEVDKDGNPLTYMDIISYDDDIVENIDIKSKSELIIRGISTRLTEREKDIVTLRYGLGSSPPITQREVAKRLGISRSYVSRLEKSALDKLKEYINKTRNYI; encoded by the coding sequence ATGCTTATCGGTGTTATGGCTTCTTTGCTCAGCAATTTTTTGTTTCTGTTTCTAAAAATTACGGGTAATTCCGCATTTCCGCCACCTCTCAGTGCGGAAGAAGAAAGAAAATTTTTTGTGTTAGCACGGCAGGGGGATGCTGACGCGCGCAGAATATTGATAGAGCGCAATCTTAGACTTGTGGCGCATATTATAAAAAAATATTACACTTCCTGTCGCGATCAGGAGGATTTAATATCCATAGGAACTATCGGACTTATAAAGGCAATTGATTCATATGATATCAATAACGGAACAAGATTTGCAACATATGCAGGCAAATGCCTTCAAAATGAAATTCTTATGTATTTCAGAAGTCAGAAGAAAATTTCAAATGAAACCTCTATCAATGAGCCAATAGAAGTCGATAAGGATGGGAATCCGCTTACATACATGGATATTATCAGCTATGATGACGATATTGTCGAAAACATTGATATCAAGAGTAAAAGTGAACTTATAATCCGTGGAATAAGTACAAGGCTCACCGAGCGCGAAAAAGATATTGTTACGCTTCGTTACGGGCTGGGTTCTTCACCGCCCATAACTCAGCGTGAAGTTGCTAAACGACTGGGAATATCGCGCTCTTACGTATCACGATTGGAAAAATCGGCACTGGACAAACTAAAAGAATATATCAATAAGACGCGAAATTATATATAG
- the ppk1 gene encoding polyphosphate kinase 1, with protein MYNSFINRELSWLKFNQRVLKESLCPTNPTFEKIKFVSIFNSNLDEFFMIRVGSLHDRSLLSEIPVDNKTGLNALEQLEDIFSAVKPLYEEYDNCFEKVSEELKQNGIEYCDIPSLSKNEKEEIKKVFKKDIFPLLSPQIIDPTHPFPHLENKKIYIVADLLSGDKKSVGIIPLSNVIPRLFFLDTSKDRIKYVLAENILEYFIKQIFKVYKVTSSAIIRVTRNADIAVADTFSDDDIDYRAYMKEILKKREKLAPVRLEIVKGGEKLEEYLRSKLSLSPAQCYTARAPLDMSYIWSLEDKLTESMKISLLHKPLSPQWPQEIRQKMSVINQVDERDFLLRYPYDSMKPYLNMLSEAAFDPQVVSIKITLYRLSSSSQVIQHLCDAAENGKEVTVLVELKARFDEANNIHWSKRLSDAGCRVIYGIEGYKVHSKITLVTRQTDDGIKYTVHIGTGNYNEKTARLYTDVGILTSREEIAEDAVRFFHDLTISNLNGRYKKLLVAPHSFKTKIISLIRAEADKARRGRKGIIKLKLNSITDKEIMLELIAAAQAGVKIKMLVRGICCLCPGIENVTENIDIISIVGRYLEHSRIYVFGEKRSRKLYISSADFMTRNTSRRVEIAAPILDSDIADRLEEMLELQFSDNVKAHRLLSDKSYEKICAPQDGEEINSQMEFYNH; from the coding sequence GTGTATAATTCTTTTATAAACCGTGAGCTTTCCTGGCTGAAATTTAATCAAAGGGTTCTTAAAGAATCCCTCTGCCCCACCAACCCGACATTTGAGAAAATTAAATTCGTCTCAATTTTTAATTCAAATTTGGATGAATTTTTCATGATACGCGTAGGAAGCCTTCACGACCGTTCGCTTCTCAGCGAAATCCCCGTAGACAATAAAACCGGACTCAATGCGCTTGAACAGCTTGAAGATATATTTTCAGCAGTCAAGCCGTTGTACGAGGAATACGACAACTGCTTTGAAAAAGTCAGCGAAGAACTGAAACAAAACGGCATCGAATATTGCGATATTCCTTCTCTTTCCAAGAATGAAAAGGAAGAGATAAAAAAGGTTTTTAAGAAAGATATTTTCCCACTGCTTTCACCTCAGATAATAGACCCTACCCACCCATTTCCGCATCTTGAAAACAAAAAAATATACATTGTCGCTGACCTATTATCGGGTGATAAAAAAAGCGTGGGTATTATACCGCTCAGCAATGTTATACCGAGATTGTTTTTCCTTGACACAAGCAAGGACAGAATAAAATATGTCCTTGCGGAAAACATTTTAGAGTATTTCATCAAGCAGATTTTCAAGGTATACAAGGTAACTTCATCTGCTATAATCCGTGTAACACGTAATGCCGATATTGCCGTTGCCGATACTTTTTCGGACGACGACATAGATTACCGTGCATATATGAAAGAAATACTGAAAAAACGTGAAAAGCTTGCGCCTGTACGTCTTGAAATTGTAAAAGGCGGTGAAAAACTTGAGGAATATTTACGTTCCAAGCTTTCGCTCTCCCCTGCTCAGTGTTACACTGCCCGCGCACCGCTTGATATGAGTTATATCTGGTCGCTTGAGGACAAGCTGACCGAAAGCATGAAGATTTCATTACTTCATAAACCGCTATCTCCTCAATGGCCGCAGGAAATACGCCAAAAAATGTCGGTCATAAATCAGGTTGATGAGCGAGATTTTCTGCTGCGTTACCCGTATGACAGCATGAAGCCATATCTTAATATGCTCAGCGAAGCAGCATTTGACCCACAGGTGGTAAGTATCAAAATCACACTTTACCGCCTCAGCTCTTCTTCTCAGGTAATTCAGCATCTTTGCGATGCGGCTGAAAACGGCAAAGAAGTAACGGTACTGGTTGAACTTAAAGCGCGCTTTGACGAAGCCAACAACATTCACTGGTCAAAGCGCCTTTCGGACGCCGGATGCCGTGTTATTTACGGAATCGAGGGCTACAAGGTACACTCAAAAATAACACTTGTAACCCGTCAAACGGACGATGGCATTAAATATACCGTTCATATAGGAACGGGAAATTACAACGAAAAGACCGCACGGCTGTATACAGATGTCGGCATTCTCACTTCACGTGAGGAAATAGCGGAAGATGCAGTTCGATTTTTCCATGATCTTACAATTTCAAACCTTAACGGAAGGTATAAAAAACTTCTTGTTGCCCCACACAGCTTTAAAACAAAAATCATTTCGCTGATACGTGCCGAAGCAGACAAAGCACGCCGTGGCAGAAAAGGTATCATAAAGCTGAAATTGAACAGTATTACTGACAAAGAGATTATGCTTGAGCTCATTGCCGCCGCACAGGCCGGCGTAAAAATCAAAATGCTCGTACGCGGTATATGCTGTCTTTGCCCCGGCATTGAAAATGTTACGGAAAATATTGATATTATCAGTATTGTCGGCCGTTATCTCGAGCATTCACGTATATATGTCTTTGGTGAAAAGCGCTCACGCAAGCTTTATATAAGTTCCGCCGACTTTATGACGCGAAACACATCTCGACGAGTTGAAATAGCTGCTCCAATACTTGATTCCGATATAGCTGACCGTCTCGAAGAAATGCTGGAATTACAATTCAGCGACAATGTTAAAGCGCACAGACTGTTATCGGACAAGAGCTATGAAAAAATATGTGCTCCGCAGGACGGAGAGGAAATCAATTCTCAAATGGAATTTTACAATCACTAA
- a CDS encoding sulfotransferase: MVTIIGRGHGGTRAMSHTLTQSGYYMGANINKSGDLIPPDDMYEACRVFGKYVTYKGNFEWDFSKVLEMDPTPEFVRLVESFLSSVLKSDNPNKGWKLPETVLCFPWILKMFPDIKYIKWVRDPRDSILSGHVTDDLHDFNIDYDTTDNIRIKRAISWKYQREIMHATPEPKNCISVRFEDFVFDQDNQLKRIGEFLGTPLAKIEMRPDSVGRYKNDTDIHMFDFFKDDMDECGYEY; the protein is encoded by the coding sequence ATGGTAACTATCATCGGACGCGGACACGGCGGTACACGTGCCATGTCGCATACTCTTACCCAGAGCGGATACTATATGGGTGCTAATATCAACAAATCCGGAGATCTTATACCTCCCGACGATATGTACGAGGCTTGCCGTGTTTTTGGCAAATATGTAACATATAAAGGTAATTTCGAATGGGATTTTTCAAAGGTTCTTGAAATGGATCCCACCCCAGAATTTGTAAGACTGGTAGAAAGCTTTTTATCAAGCGTTCTCAAGTCCGATAATCCAAACAAAGGCTGGAAGCTTCCGGAAACCGTATTGTGTTTTCCATGGATACTTAAAATGTTCCCGGATATTAAGTATATCAAGTGGGTACGCGACCCCCGTGACAGTATTCTTTCCGGTCACGTCACCGACGACCTGCACGACTTCAACATTGATTATGATACTACCGACAATATTCGCATAAAACGTGCCATCAGCTGGAAATACCAACGTGAAATAATGCACGCAACACCTGAGCCCAAAAACTGCATCAGCGTAAGATTCGAGGATTTTGTTTTTGACCAGGACAACCAGCTTAAGCGAATAGGCGAATTTCTGGGCACTCCGCTTGCAAAAATTGAAATGCGTCCCGATTCCGTAGGAAGATACAAAAACGATACCGATATTCATATGTTTGACTTTTTCAAAGATGACATGGATGAGTGCGGATACGAATATTGA